A genomic stretch from Cryomorphaceae bacterium 1068 includes:
- a CDS encoding isochorismate synthase, whose protein sequence is MTKTESIHTSFEKAVSEERPFMVYRIPGKEIELADLNGQTNFIIKPWQGGAFSLQSSNSSQKSRFQRQTSKEGYRVSFAKYMEAFQSGNIQKAILSSIIQEEKPKDFDPIDYFFRLCESYPNAFAYLLYHPSLGTWCGASPEILLEGSGDEYSTVALAGTQPTNPSQEYDWGEKEVEEHELVNEHIRAILEKGGATEIRETAPYTIQAANVVHLKTDFRFKYGKSVRSLLDQLHPTPAVAGLPTAASIELIQAAEKHDRGLYTGYLGILSESETRVFVNLRCMQIGERDLALYAGGGITAKSDMEAEWMETRLKAKTLLNLLKSTT, encoded by the coding sequence GTGACAAAGACCGAAAGCATTCATACTTCATTTGAGAAAGCAGTCTCGGAAGAAAGGCCATTTATGGTATACCGCATTCCCGGGAAAGAAATTGAACTGGCCGATCTAAATGGTCAAACTAACTTTATTATCAAGCCTTGGCAGGGCGGAGCTTTTTCGCTTCAATCATCAAACTCTTCACAAAAGAGTCGATTTCAGAGACAAACTTCGAAGGAAGGCTACCGAGTGTCATTCGCCAAGTACATGGAAGCATTTCAATCAGGAAATATTCAAAAAGCCATTTTATCCAGTATTATTCAGGAAGAAAAACCAAAGGATTTTGACCCTATTGATTATTTCTTTCGTTTGTGTGAATCCTATCCAAATGCCTTTGCTTACTTACTCTACCACCCCAGTCTAGGAACTTGGTGTGGAGCAAGTCCCGAAATATTACTGGAAGGAAGCGGAGATGAATATTCCACGGTAGCTTTGGCCGGCACCCAACCCACAAACCCTTCACAGGAATATGATTGGGGAGAAAAAGAAGTGGAAGAACATGAGTTGGTGAATGAACATATTCGAGCAATTCTCGAAAAGGGAGGAGCAACGGAGATAAGAGAGACCGCACCCTATACCATTCAAGCGGCCAATGTCGTTCATCTCAAAACAGATTTTCGTTTTAAATACGGCAAAAGTGTCCGATCACTGCTTGACCAATTGCACCCTACTCCTGCGGTAGCAGGCCTTCCAACTGCTGCTTCCATTGAACTAATTCAAGCTGCTGAAAAACACGACCGTGGTCTTTACACTGGTTATCTCGGCATTCTCAGCGAAAGCGAAACACGCGTTTTTGTCAACTTAAGATGCATGCAAATTGGAGAGAGGGATCTAGCGCTTTATGCAGGCGGAGGAATTACAGCGAAAAGCGATATGGAAGCAGAATGGATGGAAACCAGGCTGAAAGCCAAAACACTCTTAAATTTGCTAAAAAGCACGACTTGA
- a CDS encoding hotdog fold thioesterase: MDKTAILKKANEINKDTLMETLGIVFTDFGEDFVEATMPVNSRVHQPAGLLHGGATAALAESLGSLGSFIMVGNSAGGVVGIEINANHIRSIKSGLVTARGTLLHKGRKTHVWDIKVTDQDNRLISVCRLTNMILPK; encoded by the coding sequence GTGGATAAGACAGCAATACTAAAGAAGGCCAACGAAATCAACAAAGATACGCTGATGGAAACGCTGGGCATTGTATTTACCGATTTTGGAGAAGATTTCGTAGAAGCTACAATGCCGGTGAACTCGAGGGTACATCAACCTGCAGGCCTGCTACATGGTGGAGCTACGGCAGCTCTTGCCGAATCTTTGGGAAGCTTGGGAAGTTTTATCATGGTTGGCAATTCAGCCGGGGGCGTAGTGGGGATTGAAATCAATGCCAACCACATTCGCAGCATCAAATCCGGTTTAGTAACAGCGAGAGGCACATTGCTCCACAAGGGCAGAAAGACGCATGTATGGGATATAAAAGTCACCGATCAAGATAACAGGTTGATATCGGTGTGCCGCCTCACTAATATGATTTTACCAAAGTGA
- a CDS encoding response regulator transcription factor — MIDESKKKRILLVEDEESLIEMISFNLEMEDYNVTRAMDGKQALDIADKARFDLCILDIMLPKVDGITVCKTLRIRNQRIPILFLSAKSTGNDRVEGLKAGGDDYLTKPFNLEELLLRVKNLLRLTTPVQEVQAKIDSYEFGGNSVDFKNFEIKNAEGEIKSLSKKETHLLKYLIENEGRVVSREEILDTVWGYDVYPTTRTIDNYILSFRKHFEPDSKNPIYFHSVRGVGYKFTN, encoded by the coding sequence ATGATTGACGAATCGAAAAAGAAGCGAATACTATTGGTTGAAGATGAAGAGAGTCTCATTGAGATGATCAGCTTCAATTTGGAGATGGAAGACTACAATGTGACACGAGCTATGGATGGTAAACAAGCTTTGGATATCGCCGATAAGGCTCGCTTTGATCTGTGTATTCTCGATATCATGCTTCCAAAGGTTGATGGAATCACCGTGTGCAAGACACTAAGGATTCGCAATCAGCGCATTCCCATTCTTTTTCTCAGTGCAAAATCTACAGGAAATGATCGGGTAGAGGGACTCAAAGCAGGAGGAGACGACTACCTCACCAAGCCATTTAATTTAGAGGAGTTACTCCTGCGGGTGAAGAATCTGCTTCGGTTGACCACTCCTGTTCAAGAGGTTCAGGCCAAAATTGACAGCTATGAATTCGGAGGTAACTCAGTAGATTTTAAAAACTTCGAGATTAAAAATGCTGAGGGTGAAATAAAAAGTCTCTCAAAAAAGGAAACACATCTCCTGAAATATTTGATCGAAAATGAGGGAAGGGTCGTTTCCCGAGAAGAAATCTTGGACACTGTTTGGGGGTATGACGTCTATCCCACCACGAGAACGATTGACAATTACATTCTCTCTTTTCGAAAGCATTTTGAACCTGATTCGAAGAATCCGATCTACTTCCATTCTGTAAGAGGTGTGGGGTATAAGTTTACAAATTGA
- a CDS encoding PD-(D/E)XK nuclease family protein, producing MQPFLGSLAECILQNDFTLENQVIILPTKRSANFLTQILADRTDGAIWLPEMLTFNEWASQISGLEPAENLLTSFALYEAYAQTMGAEAQSLSEFLSWSSVILSDFNDIDAYLIDPNVLFKELIDYTEIDQFSFLKSPLSEKQESYRRFWRTLPNIFNKFKKRLLENKIGTSGMIMRAAAEMAATHFSENQSRFITVAGFNALTNAEVKLLKAMEEAGIGKVYFDADDYLMSDHKNAGRFIKKNLKSGLGEILKPKTPFTESSTKIQAISAAYKLDQANAIAAILEKTPEEDLKKTGLILADESMLMPVIERLPESIKAVNVTMGLSLGTSSFRNWVEAWMDVHITAKKTDKGYQLNTRRLLQLLNHPFSSLIGLPSGKNFSDSSIELDDFEDKIGEATLLSSLQSNQKMSFDNLKMVFQWTLSRIKGSDLSKPEVRMGLLGCEKVLETIDRLIHFERSAELDLSSLRQIFVRVLSSTKLSLLGEPMQGLQIMGVLETRALGFENLILCSVDEGNFPKNNHTESFIPFEVRLFHKLPARREKEAVFAYQFYRLLSHSKSFSAIYHTDSGTFSGGEMSRYLMQVREDFENENRFSHINLKPSELFHETEPKSIEKTEEVIEIIKNSLVTGGLSASSINRFFESSLEWYYSNILSLAEPETNEIDHSTFGIIVHDCLEKLFQPYEKEIISKEIIEQISKRVRQQLSDSFHEGAGSKDYSYGVNRLHFETALKMIQSYLNYEKDDLTKGDVVEYLESERRVEKILKVEYQGEILPVRIKGYIDRIERRNDMLHIIDFKTGNVEASDLNLSPAKNQPTTYNFLEDKLKTKGKALQLLLYDWLLYDENKDVEVVNQIISLAAPGKRDLYLNVGDRSEVMDLFEEFLRKTVLKMLDSSEPIEASEKFQYAVFE from the coding sequence ATGCAACCTTTTCTTGGATCGCTCGCAGAATGCATCCTGCAGAACGATTTTACTCTTGAAAATCAAGTGATTATTTTGCCGACAAAACGCTCGGCAAATTTTTTAACCCAAATTCTGGCAGATAGAACTGACGGCGCAATATGGCTGCCCGAAATGCTCACGTTTAATGAGTGGGCTTCACAGATATCGGGTCTCGAACCAGCTGAAAACCTTCTTACCTCCTTCGCCCTTTACGAAGCTTACGCTCAAACTATGGGCGCTGAAGCTCAATCGTTGTCAGAGTTTTTATCATGGTCATCCGTCATTCTGTCCGACTTCAACGATATCGATGCTTACCTCATCGACCCCAATGTGCTTTTCAAAGAACTGATAGACTACACAGAGATCGATCAATTCAGCTTTCTTAAATCCCCCCTCTCGGAAAAGCAGGAATCCTACCGCCGATTTTGGCGAACGCTGCCAAATATTTTTAACAAATTCAAAAAGAGACTACTCGAAAATAAAATCGGGACATCGGGTATGATCATGAGAGCGGCCGCTGAGATGGCTGCTACTCACTTTAGTGAAAACCAGTCCCGATTCATCACTGTCGCGGGATTCAATGCCTTGACCAATGCAGAGGTTAAACTCTTGAAAGCTATGGAAGAGGCAGGAATCGGCAAGGTATATTTCGACGCTGATGACTACCTGATGAGTGATCATAAAAATGCGGGGAGATTCATTAAAAAGAATCTCAAGTCAGGATTGGGTGAAATCTTAAAGCCCAAAACCCCTTTTACCGAAAGCAGCACAAAAATTCAGGCCATTTCTGCTGCCTACAAACTTGATCAAGCCAATGCCATTGCAGCGATTTTGGAAAAAACTCCTGAGGAAGATCTGAAAAAAACAGGCTTAATTTTAGCCGATGAGTCAATGCTGATGCCTGTCATTGAGAGACTTCCGGAATCCATTAAAGCAGTGAATGTCACAATGGGTTTAAGCTTGGGGACTTCAAGTTTCCGAAATTGGGTGGAGGCGTGGATGGATGTTCATATCACCGCAAAAAAGACAGACAAGGGATATCAACTAAACACCCGGCGGCTACTTCAATTGCTCAATCACCCTTTCAGTTCGCTCATTGGATTGCCAAGTGGAAAGAACTTTTCCGACTCTTCCATTGAGCTTGATGATTTCGAAGATAAAATCGGTGAAGCCACCTTGCTCTCATCGCTTCAGAGCAATCAAAAGATGTCCTTCGACAATTTAAAGATGGTCTTTCAATGGACCTTGTCGCGAATTAAAGGTTCAGATCTTTCTAAACCTGAAGTAAGGATGGGTCTGCTAGGTTGTGAAAAGGTGCTGGAAACCATTGATCGGCTCATTCATTTTGAAAGATCCGCTGAACTTGATTTGAGTAGCCTGCGACAAATATTTGTTCGGGTGCTATCCTCCACCAAACTTTCCCTTTTAGGTGAACCCATGCAGGGGCTACAAATCATGGGGGTTTTGGAGACTCGAGCCCTCGGGTTCGAAAACCTCATCCTTTGCTCGGTGGATGAAGGAAACTTTCCAAAGAACAATCATACGGAGAGCTTTATTCCATTTGAAGTTCGTCTCTTTCACAAACTTCCCGCTCGCCGTGAAAAAGAGGCGGTTTTTGCCTATCAATTTTATCGCCTGCTGAGTCATTCCAAGTCTTTCTCCGCCATCTATCACACAGACTCGGGAACTTTTAGCGGTGGAGAAATGAGTCGCTACCTCATGCAGGTTCGAGAAGATTTCGAAAACGAAAACAGATTCTCCCACATTAACTTGAAGCCTTCAGAGCTTTTTCATGAGACAGAACCGAAGTCTATTGAAAAGACAGAGGAGGTGATAGAAATCATAAAGAACTCACTTGTGACCGGTGGATTGTCGGCTTCTTCAATCAATCGCTTTTTTGAATCATCACTGGAATGGTACTATTCCAATATCCTTTCATTGGCTGAACCGGAGACCAATGAAATTGACCATTCAACTTTCGGAATCATAGTTCATGATTGTTTGGAGAAGCTCTTCCAACCTTACGAGAAAGAGATTATTTCTAAGGAAATTATTGAACAGATATCAAAAAGGGTAAGGCAACAACTCAGCGACTCATTCCATGAAGGTGCAGGAAGTAAGGATTACAGCTATGGTGTAAATCGGCTACATTTCGAAACCGCCTTGAAAATGATTCAATCTTACCTGAATTACGAAAAAGATGATTTGACCAAGGGTGATGTTGTAGAGTATTTGGAAAGCGAACGCCGAGTAGAAAAAATACTCAAGGTTGAATATCAGGGTGAAATTTTACCTGTGCGCATTAAAGGGTACATAGATAGAATCGAAAGGCGCAACGACATGCTTCACATAATCGACTTCAAAACGGGAAATGTTGAAGCTTCTGATCTCAATCTAAGTCCGGCCAAGAATCAACCAACCACCTATAATTTTCTGGAAGATAAGCTCAAGACCAAAGGGAAAGCCCTACAATTATTGCTTTACGACTGGTTGCTTTACGATGAAAACAAAGATGTAGAAGTGGTGAATCAGATTATCTCGTTGGCCGCTCCCGGAAAAAGAGATCTATACCTGAACGTAGGAGACAGAAGCGAAGTAATGGATCTTTTCGAAGAGTTCTTGAGAAAAACCGTCTTGAAAATGCTCGATAGCTCAGAGCCCATAGAAGCTTCAGAGAAATTCCAGTACGCAGTATTCGAATAA
- a CDS encoding tetratricopeptide repeat protein, which translates to MSTKYKFEKKAIDAYTGKDFENAVYWYSRAISVSPDDAELYSERAVAYFHRKMLKESLADMDKAQEIEPKKPYRYSSRAYIKDAMGDTQGAVEDYRVAIELDPEDAVAHNNLGLLEEKLGHMAQAKAMFDLADALAKNESGSDDPADYRPKNIQREINQEKSQKSMSAEVLNIFRSKEGFKEFLSFIRNGFK; encoded by the coding sequence ATGTCGACCAAATATAAATTTGAAAAGAAAGCCATCGACGCTTACACTGGTAAAGATTTCGAGAATGCCGTGTATTGGTACTCGCGAGCTATCAGCGTAAGCCCTGACGATGCTGAGTTGTATAGCGAGAGAGCAGTTGCCTATTTCCATAGAAAGATGCTGAAAGAATCGTTGGCAGATATGGACAAAGCCCAAGAAATTGAGCCAAAAAAACCCTATCGCTACAGTAGTCGCGCATACATCAAGGATGCAATGGGAGATACGCAAGGTGCTGTTGAAGACTATCGGGTGGCTATCGAACTAGATCCTGAAGATGCAGTGGCACACAATAATTTGGGCTTGCTTGAAGAAAAATTGGGACATATGGCTCAGGCCAAAGCGATGTTTGATTTAGCTGATGCATTGGCAAAAAATGAAAGTGGCTCAGACGATCCGGCCGATTACCGCCCCAAGAATATTCAAAGAGAAATAAATCAAGAGAAGTCTCAAAAATCGATGAGCGCTGAAGTGCTTAATATATTTCGATCCAAGGAGGGCTTTAAGGAATTTCTTAGCTTTATCCGAAACGGATTTAAGTAG
- a CDS encoding PKD domain-containing protein — translation MTRLLKVMLHLGLFAPLFLALTAKGEHIIGGEMYYVCNANGTYTFTMKLYRDCNSSGAPFDNPASFAVFNDANQLVNQITSSVQSIDEIDPDFDSPCLNFPPNICVEEGTYEFTLSLDTDISSYQVVYQRCCRNQTIQNLENPGAQGLTIVSEVPQTNVAECNSSPSFNSFPPPVLCTFEALVFDHSATDPDGDELVYSLCDPYIGGSQADPAPVPPSNPPYDVVLWSAGYTAVDPLDADPILSIDPVTGLLTGEPTVQGQYVVGVCVEEYRDGVLIGTNKRDFQFNVAPCDPISEALIQEVTEAELCDDLSFSFTNLGDPTFEYVWTYGDPTTENDITIGYNGFYTYPDTGTYIVTLISNPGVFCSDTTEIILPVYNETTVEIESFSFECIDGDPVYSFIAGGSFDQAASTVEWDFGPGATPQFLEGVEVTGVLFDSPGPKTIEVFASNNICEAQNTINFVVADPPTAVITPQEEFCQGLSGGFTQTSENATQFVWDFGDPNTDGDFAEGPTATYTFPSPGLYTVSLTASTTDNCPITVTEVFDLQTLLAPEIPEQDVFCFDNHSISFSAGGSYSNSAVFQWSFPEGTPSTSSQEFPSGITFAEPGEQQVLLTISENGCERSTESTIDLHPNPLALFEAFPTGGCVPLTVSFLNESITESSSRAFDWNFGDGSSTNTANASHEYTVPGTYSVSLRLENLNGCLGTDEIIQTDLITVTPSPQASFDIEPTTISVLDPQMEVIDLSEGNITCTYYFDDQIFEDCNFDHTLESIVPQTIRLVVENEFGCSDSEEAEIFLTDHLIYIPNAFTPDGDGINDFFRPEMLGVVDFKMWIFDRWGSEIFFTEDPKGWNGQGTREDYYLQNQSYSYKVIITDYGKTNFEYLGSVRLIR, via the coding sequence ATGACCCGTTTATTGAAAGTAATGTTGCACTTGGGATTATTCGCCCCACTTTTTTTGGCTTTAACAGCCAAAGGAGAGCACATTATAGGTGGGGAAATGTACTACGTTTGCAATGCCAACGGCACTTACACATTTACCATGAAGCTCTATCGAGACTGCAATAGCTCCGGGGCCCCATTTGATAATCCTGCCAGTTTTGCGGTTTTTAACGATGCCAATCAGTTGGTCAATCAGATTACATCGTCAGTCCAGTCTATTGACGAGATTGATCCCGACTTTGATTCTCCTTGTCTTAATTTTCCTCCCAATATCTGCGTGGAAGAAGGGACTTACGAATTCACCCTCTCACTGGATACCGATATATCTTCTTATCAAGTCGTCTATCAGCGGTGCTGTCGAAATCAAACCATACAGAATCTTGAAAATCCGGGAGCGCAAGGATTGACAATTGTCAGCGAGGTGCCCCAAACGAATGTTGCTGAGTGCAACTCCAGTCCATCATTCAATAGTTTTCCGCCACCTGTGCTGTGCACTTTTGAAGCGTTGGTATTTGATCATAGCGCTACCGACCCTGATGGCGATGAGTTGGTGTACTCGCTTTGTGACCCATATATTGGCGGAAGCCAGGCAGATCCTGCTCCGGTACCTCCCAGCAATCCACCCTATGATGTGGTGCTATGGAGCGCGGGATATACGGCGGTAGATCCTTTGGATGCCGATCCGATTCTTTCCATCGACCCTGTAACCGGTTTGCTCACGGGAGAGCCTACGGTTCAAGGTCAATACGTGGTGGGGGTATGCGTGGAAGAATACAGGGATGGTGTTTTGATCGGAACGAATAAGCGAGATTTTCAATTCAATGTAGCTCCTTGTGATCCTATTTCGGAGGCACTAATACAGGAAGTCACAGAGGCTGAGCTTTGCGATGATTTAAGTTTCAGTTTTACCAACTTGGGAGATCCCACTTTCGAGTATGTCTGGACTTATGGAGACCCAACCACGGAAAACGATATTACGATAGGTTACAACGGTTTTTACACCTATCCCGATACAGGAACATATATTGTGACGTTGATTTCAAATCCGGGGGTATTTTGTTCCGATACAACTGAAATTATCCTTCCCGTTTACAATGAAACAACAGTGGAGATTGAGTCCTTTTCATTTGAATGCATAGATGGCGATCCTGTTTATTCCTTTATCGCGGGAGGTAGTTTTGATCAAGCAGCTTCGACAGTGGAATGGGATTTTGGTCCTGGAGCAACACCCCAATTTTTAGAAGGTGTAGAGGTGACAGGGGTCCTGTTTGATAGCCCTGGCCCAAAGACGATTGAAGTATTTGCATCAAATAATATTTGCGAAGCGCAGAATACTATCAACTTTGTGGTAGCAGACCCGCCCACGGCCGTCATTACCCCTCAAGAGGAATTTTGTCAAGGATTGAGCGGCGGCTTTACCCAAACAAGTGAGAATGCTACTCAATTCGTTTGGGATTTCGGAGATCCGAATACGGATGGGGATTTTGCAGAAGGACCTACTGCCACTTATACTTTTCCTAGTCCGGGGTTGTACACGGTTTCCCTCACGGCATCCACTACTGATAACTGCCCTATAACCGTAACCGAGGTTTTTGATCTCCAGACCTTGCTGGCGCCTGAGATTCCGGAACAAGATGTATTTTGCTTTGACAACCATAGCATCAGCTTTTCTGCAGGAGGGAGCTATTCAAATAGTGCTGTTTTTCAATGGAGCTTTCCCGAGGGTACGCCTTCAACTTCTTCTCAAGAATTTCCTTCGGGTATTACATTCGCCGAACCAGGCGAACAACAGGTATTACTGACCATTTCTGAAAATGGATGCGAGCGCTCAACGGAGTCTACCATAGATTTACATCCAAATCCTTTGGCTTTATTCGAAGCATTTCCTACAGGGGGATGCGTTCCATTGACTGTCTCATTTTTAAATGAGTCGATTACTGAGAGTTCCTCGCGAGCATTTGACTGGAATTTTGGAGATGGATCATCAACCAATACTGCTAATGCATCACATGAGTACACCGTACCGGGTACCTATTCGGTTTCTCTGCGATTGGAAAACTTAAACGGCTGTTTAGGGACGGATGAGATCATTCAAACCGACCTGATCACCGTTACGCCATCACCACAGGCCTCTTTTGATATTGAGCCGACCACCATTTCTGTCTTAGACCCGCAAATGGAGGTGATTGATTTAAGCGAAGGAAATATTACTTGTACGTATTACTTCGATGATCAAATTTTCGAAGATTGCAACTTTGATCATACGCTCGAAAGTATTGTTCCGCAGACGATCAGGCTGGTCGTCGAAAATGAATTTGGATGCTCTGATTCGGAAGAAGCTGAAATATTTTTAACCGATCACTTGATCTACATTCCCAACGCCTTTACGCCTGATGGCGATGGAATAAACGATTTTTTCCGCCCTGAAATGTTGGGCGTAGTTGATTTCAAAATGTGGATTTTTGATCGGTGGGGAAGTGAGATCTTTTTTACCGAAGACCCTAAAGGGTGGAATGGTCAGGGAACCAGAGAAGACTACTACCTCCAGAATCAATCATACAGTTACAAAGTGATCATTACCGATTACGGTAAAACAAATTTCGAGTATCTCGGTTCTGTACGTCTGATACGCTAA
- a CDS encoding GNAT family N-acetyltransferase, which translates to MSDDKKPDIVWETKAFDELTLLELHDLLRVRLDIFVVEQNCPYSEIDGMDPLCTHVIGKTDEGKLIATARIAPAGTIYDECSIGRVVVKEEYRQFKIGKELMDVSILYCKEQKGVKTIKIAAQLYLRKFYSSFGFEQISDVYPWDGIDHIDMRLTFPGSK; encoded by the coding sequence ATGAGCGACGATAAAAAACCCGATATCGTTTGGGAAACTAAAGCATTCGATGAATTGACTCTCCTCGAGCTTCACGACCTTTTGAGGGTTCGATTGGACATTTTTGTCGTTGAGCAAAACTGTCCCTATTCAGAAATTGACGGAATGGATCCATTGTGCACTCATGTGATTGGAAAAACGGATGAGGGAAAATTAATTGCGACTGCTAGGATAGCTCCTGCGGGTACCATCTACGATGAATGCAGCATAGGCAGAGTGGTCGTAAAAGAAGAGTACCGCCAATTCAAGATCGGCAAAGAATTGATGGATGTATCGATCCTTTATTGCAAAGAACAAAAGGGAGTAAAGACTATAAAGATCGCGGCACAACTCTACTTGAGGAAATTTTATTCGAGTTTTGGGTTTGAGCAAATCAGCGATGTCTATCCTTGGGATGGAATCGACCACATCGATATGCGGCTTACTTTTCCTGGGTCGAAGTAA
- a CDS encoding SOS response-associated peptidase gives MCGRYVIVSKISEIEERFGVAADGTFVPTFNLGPGSLGPVITDDKPKSLQFFQFGMTPFWAKKKMYFFNARAEGDQNKENDPNYHGAKGIISKPAFRKSIRSKRCLVIADCFIEGTTKEKLDRPYVVHLEKDRRPFAFAGIWDEWVDEKTGEIVKSYAVITTTPTPLLQLLPHHRSPVILPRKDEAKWINPDAHLMDITKLLEPYQGFMNAYPISTDIKNPRNNNRDLLKPVGPSVASESKLVVEQNLVLEGMGFSRARGRNLK, from the coding sequence ATGTGTGGTCGTTACGTTATTGTTTCAAAGATAAGCGAGATCGAAGAAAGATTCGGTGTGGCGGCAGATGGAACTTTTGTACCGACTTTCAATCTTGGTCCGGGTAGTTTAGGCCCTGTGATAACGGACGATAAGCCGAAGTCCCTTCAGTTTTTTCAATTTGGCATGACGCCCTTCTGGGCAAAGAAGAAAATGTACTTTTTCAATGCGCGAGCCGAGGGAGATCAGAATAAAGAGAATGATCCAAACTATCATGGAGCAAAGGGGATCATTTCCAAACCCGCCTTTCGCAAATCGATCAGGAGCAAGAGGTGCTTGGTAATCGCCGATTGTTTTATCGAGGGAACGACCAAAGAGAAACTAGACAGGCCATATGTGGTTCATCTGGAAAAAGACCGAAGGCCATTTGCTTTCGCGGGGATTTGGGATGAATGGGTTGATGAAAAAACTGGTGAAATCGTAAAGTCATATGCTGTTATTACCACCACTCCAACTCCATTGCTGCAACTGTTACCTCACCATCGTTCACCTGTCATTCTTCCTCGAAAGGATGAAGCCAAATGGATCAATCCTGATGCGCATCTGATGGATATCACAAAACTATTGGAGCCCTATCAAGGCTTTATGAATGCTTATCCAATCAGTACGGATATCAAAAATCCGAGAAACAACAACAGAGACTTACTAAAGCCCGTGGGGCCAAGTGTGGCTTCTGAAAGTAAACTAGTCGTTGAGCAAAATTTGGTTTTAGAAGGAATGGGATTTTCGCGTGCACGCGGTCGCAACTTAAAATAG